cataatattgaaattatttttattactcttatttttttttcctttattttttttcgtttcttatttcaattttttattttcactttaattttctatttcaattagtaataatgcaatttaatccaaacttatttaaataatctaaattGCCCACACTTTCacatcaataaataaataaataatgggaatttattaaagtaaattaaaaaaaaaaaaaaaaaaagaaatcaaatagatttataaaaattaattttgacatAATTTAGTTTGGTAGAAagtaaattattacaaattttaaggtacatataataaattactaaaaattaaaaattaaattgttatttaaagaaataaaaggacagattttttttaccataaaaGGAAAGTAAAAGGCTCAAAAGAAATCTACTACTATTggtaatattaataataatagtaatattattattattattatataataatttttatgtgTGAGATATCTATATTTAATAGCTAGGTTTATAATTGGtaagtttcaaatttataagttACAACGGCATTCTCATATTTGAGTCAAGAACAGAGCAGCCATTACAGAGCTTTAACCATATCCATTTCCATGGAAGATTTGAAGCCACGACCTGCTAATTCCTCCCCCCTCACTCCCATCGGCTTCCTTGAGAGAGCCGCCACCATCTACGGCGACTCTCCGTCAATCATATACGGCGACACCACCTACACCTGGTCGGAGACTCACCATCGATGCCTTCAACTCGCCTCTTCCCTTTCCTCCTCCGGCATCCAGAGAGGCCACGTCGTCTCCGTCATCTCTCCCAACACTCCCCCCATGTACGAACTCCACTTTGCTGTTCCCATGGCCGGCGCCATTCTCAACACTATCAATACCCGTCTGGATGCTCGAACCATCTCCATCCTGCTCTGCCATAGCGAATCAAAACTCATATTTGTCGATCAGGCCTTTTGTGATATAATCCATAATGCCTTGGACTTGTTCCCGCCGGAGATAAACCGGCCAATGCTCGTGCTCATTGCCGACGATGCTGTAGCAGAGGAATCATCGTCCTCTGTTTTGAGTCAAGGAAATTTTGTGGGTTTGTATGAGGAAATGATTCGGAAAGGGGATTCAGATTTCCGGTGGATTTTTCCGGCGAGTGAATGGGATCCAATCAGTCTTAATTACACCTCTGGAACCACTTCCTCGCCGAAGGGAGTGGTTCACTGTCACAGAGGAAGTTTTATAATAACAATGGATATGCTTCTGGAATGGGGAGTTCCAAAGCAATCGGTTTATTTATGGACATTACCCATGTTTCATGCTAATGGGTGGAGTTTCAGTTGGGGAATGGCCGCCGTCGGCGGCACAAATATTTGCATTAGAAAATTCGATGCGGCATTGGTTTATTCCCTGATTCGCCGCCATCACGTGACACACTTATGTGGTGCTCCGGTGGTGTTGAATATGTTAACAAACTCTCCAGACATCCGACCACTTGATTGGCCGGTTAAAATTCTCACTGCCGGAGCTCCGGTGCCTGCCACAATTCTGTTCCGTATTGAATCATTGGGGTTCGATGTTACTCATGGATATGGCCTGACAGAAACAGGGGGGACTGTTGTTTGTTGCTCGTGGAAGGCAGAGTGGGACCAACTACCGGCGGTGGAGAGGGCGCGGATTAAGTCGCGGCAGGGGGTGAGGACGGTGGCGACTCCGGCAGTGGATGTAGTGGATTTGGAGACTGGGGAGAGTGTGGCAAGAGATGGAGTATCGATGGGAGAGATTGTTTTAAAAGTTGGGTCGCTGATGCTTGggtattttaaagatttagaAGCGACGGCGAAGTCGATGACCGAGGAGGGGTGGTTCCTTACCGGAGATGTTGGAGTGATGCATCGTGATGGGTATTTGGAGATAAAGGACCGGTCGAAGGATGTGATTATAAGCGGCGGAGAGAATTTGAGCAGCGTTGAGGTGGAGTCGATTTTGTATGCGAATCCATCCGTGAATGAGGTGGCGGTGGTGGCACGACCACACGAGTTCTGGGGGGAGACGCCGTGTGCGTTTGTGAGCTTGAGAGAGGGATTGACTCAAAAGCCGACAGAGGAGGAGATTATTGAGTATTGCAAAAGGAAGCTGCCGCGGTTTATGGCGCCGAAGACGGTGGTGTTCATGACCGAGCTACCAAAAACGTCGACCGGAAAGATCCAAAAGTATTTGCTTAAGGAAATGGCCATGTCAATGGGCCCTCCATAGAGACATTTTATAGAACTATCCTTACTAAGTTAGTAATAAATGTTAGTAATAAATGTTATCGCTGTTACCGTttttaaatcttgaaaattCGAATCTTGAATTTAGAAATAAGTTTCttctgaaaataaatttgttctatcattttctttcaattaatACATTTTGAATTTCGAGTTGTTACACTTGAAACACGATACTTGAAAACTTTTTCATATGATTACTTGTTGATCGCGGACACTCACACACTTTCGTCATCAGTAGCTACATGAGTTGATGCAACAGTATATTCACTCACTTCAAAGTATTCAATAGGGACAAACTAATCATTGTGTAGGTAATCAACTTGGTCCAACAAtagctaattaagagaaaaataattgatttataaGCGAGGAATACAATCTTTATTGATATAagatcttttgaaaaaaaaaaaaaaaatcatgagagTTTAAGGTGTATTCTGTTCGAGAACTCTAgagaaagagtcgagcctctaTTTATGGGAGGCATTCAAGGACTCAAGAGGCCTATGAGTCGAGCATCTATCTATGGGAGGCATTCAAGGACTCAAGAGGCCTATATGGGAGGCGTTCAATCTTCCTTTCTACAATTTtggaattaaagaaaaagtttgTTACGTCTATGCATGATTGGATTCTCGAATAACTTAATAGTGGAACTGTTATCACATAACATACTGATACACTTGTCTTGAACATGACCAAGTTTTTCCAAAACTCTCCTCATCCACATCCCTTGACAAGCACAAGACGCGGCTGCCACAAATTCTGCTTCAGTGGTGGACAACGTAACTACAGGTTGTTTTTTAAAGGACCAAGACATTGCTCCATCATTGAGTAAGAACACATAGCCAGAAGTGATTTTCCTGTCATCTATATCTCCAACATAATCATTGTCAGTGTATGCTATCAACTCTCCATTATCCCTTTTCCGATAAATGATTCCTAAATCTACAGTACCTTTTAAGTATCTCAGCACTCTTTTTGCAGCTTGAACTTAATAAACATGCTCTCATCATTACCAGTAAAAATTAGATCGTCATCATATAGACtaacaatcaaaattttacctCCATCtcttgtttgtatgaataaaGTATGGTCACTGTTGCACCTCTCAAATCCTTCTTTGACAAAATGTGCTTCACTGTACGATGCACGTGGGGCTTGTTTAAGGCCATATAAtgccttcttcaatttgtatatCTTGTATTCTTGATCTTTTTTCTCATAACCTTGTGGTTGCTCAACAACGGCGGCTTCTTTTAATTCTCCATATAAGAAAACACTTTTCACGTTGAGTTGATACACGTTCCAACTATTCCGAGCTGCTAAAGCAATTATCATTCGAATAGTATCTCACCTAGCCACAGGTGCAAACACCTCGGTATAGTCTATACCATGTTGTTGTGCATAACCTTTTGCTACCAACCTGGCCTTATACTTGTCAACTTCGCCATTTTCGTTgagtttggttttgaaaacccGCTTTACTCCAatcttcttcattcctttagGCAAATCTGTCAACTCCCAAGTCTCATTTCGTTCGATGGCTTCAATCTCCAAGTCCATTGCAACTCTccattttgaactttgaacaGCTTTTTCAAAGGTAGTCGGATCTGTAGTTGAGGTTAATAGAACTAAATTGTTTGCTCAGCTTCTTTAGAAAATTCTCCCCCGCTCACATAATCTTCCATCCATAATGGTGCTCTTCTGTTCCTCACTTCGGGAGTGCTTTCTTCAGATGTTGAGGAATTTGATTCAGATGACACACTGGAATATATACTAacttccccttcttcttctgctatCGTCTCCTCTTCAGATTCTTTCTCACTCTGGTCATGTTCGCTTCCTTCTATATTACTATCTTCCCATTCGAGGGTATCAAGTCTAGCTTCTTCATTAGTTTTCCCCCAATTCCAgcatttgttttcttcaaaaatcacATCTCTGCTTACAACTATCTTCTTAGACACTGGATCAGAGTCTATATGCTTTAGACTCTTCACTCATCCCTAGAAGCACACATTGAAAACTTTTATCATCTAACTTCTTTCTCTTACCATCTGATACATGAACATGCCCCATGCATCcaaaaactcgaaaataaTCAACATTAGATTTTACGCCACTCCAAGCCTCCTCAGGAGTCATATCTTTCACTACCACTGTAGAACTTCTGTTGAGCACGTGCATTGTCTAGTTTACTGATTTTGGCAAGAAATTCTTTACAATTTGCTTCTCTGATAATATACTTCTAACCatgttcataatttttctgttcttgCGCTCAGCTACATCATTTTGTTGGGGAGTGTAGGCTGCAGTAAGTTGTCTACTGATATCATTAATTTTGCAAAAATTGTTGAACTCATGAGAGGTGAACTCTCCACCCTTGTCTATGCGTAGACAACGAATAAAATATGCATCAACACTCTCACCTTCTGATTTCAATCTCTTTCCTAAGAGCTTGGAGTTGAGCTCTTTTAACTTTTGTGGAACCGGTACTTTATTAAGGATCGTTTCCTTAATAGTTCGATCAATGGCTTGGAATAAATAATTCTTGACCTTCAAGTCTTTCAACTTCTGGTCTGCaattgttttttgttgtgcTTCCATAATCTCTACTCCTTCTGTTGTGGCAGGGATTCCAGTCTCCATCAAAGACcaataattagtttataacTGTGAGTGATTAGACTTATTCAAATAACTTTGTTTAATTGAACCATATTAAATGCATTAGTTTCtccattaattatatttgatatgaaGAAGTTAGATTATATCACTAATTGAATTAGTTaaatcatataattaaaactaatttattagTTAGGTTTCCATTTAACTTACATCttcatacaaataataataataataataataataataataataataataataataataataataataaaataataataaataagagaaaaaaaaccccaaaattagaagaaaaaaaattgtctcaCCTCCCATTGGTTGAGAAGGTGGAGAATTGGACTCCAATGTAAAATGGAGGTTCCTTGGTCTTCCTTTCATCACATTTGATAAGCCAATTAGAGAATACATTTTCTAACCGTTTCAAGCCAACATTTCAGCTGATCATAAGCTCGAACCCTTTTTTACTAGTTTTAACTTTTTAGAAGcgtttaaggttagtatgacTATGACTACATTTTAGCTAGTTTAGAGTCAAGTTTACCCTTCTTTACTAGTTTCAATGAAGcgtttaaggttagtatgacTATGACTACCTTTTAGCTAGTTTAGAgtcaagtttaaattattttatgcaaaattaggtGAACCAATTTCAGAGAGCGCGTTAAACTAGCAACAAGG
This genomic window from Cucurbita pepo subsp. pepo cultivar mu-cu-16 chromosome LG01, ASM280686v2, whole genome shotgun sequence contains:
- the LOC111789012 gene encoding probable acyl-activating enzyme 5, peroxisomal, which codes for MEDLKPRPANSSPLTPIGFLERAATIYGDSPSIIYGDTTYTWSETHHRCLQLASSLSSSGIQRGHVVSVISPNTPPMYELHFAVPMAGAILNTINTRLDARTISILLCHSESKLIFVDQAFCDIIHNALDLFPPEINRPMLVLIADDAVAEESSSSVLSQGNFVGLYEEMIRKGDSDFRWIFPASEWDPISLNYTSGTTSSPKGVVHCHRGSFIITMDMLLEWGVPKQSVYLWTLPMFHANGWSFSWGMAAVGGTNICIRKFDAALVYSLIRRHHVTHLCGAPVVLNMLTNSPDIRPLDWPVKILTAGAPVPATILFRIESLGFDVTHGYGLTETGGTVVCCSWKAEWDQLPAVERARIKSRQGVRTVATPAVDVVDLETGESVARDGVSMGEIVLKVGSLMLGYFKDLEATAKSMTEEGWFLTGDVGVMHRDGYLEIKDRSKDVIISGGENLSSVEVESILYANPSVNEVAVVARPHEFWGETPCAFVSLREGLTQKPTEEEIIEYCKRKLPRFMAPKTVVFMTELPKTSTGKIQKYLLKEMAMSMGPP